The Anastrepha obliqua isolate idAnaObli1 chromosome 5, idAnaObli1_1.0, whole genome shotgun sequence DNA window gctacgttggctgggtcatgtcgtccgaatggatacaaacgctccggctttgaaagtatttgatgcggtatcagctggtggtagtagaggaagaggaaggcctcctctgcgtcggaaagatcaggtggagaaggacttggctgcaCTTGgtgtgtgtccaactgacgccgcttagaacgagaaagaaacgactgacgcactttactaaactcggccaaaatcgcgtaagcgattatcgtgccaatcaagaagaagaataacgTTTTAAGCACCACCCGTAACGCTATCGACTTCTTCACAAGCCGCCTTAGAACAATTCCTCGTAAGGGCCTTCCTACCTAAGCTTCGGAGCTCGAGATAGCTACATGGTTGCAGTGTTGTTAGTGAGCAACCTCGTCAGGGGATTTCAATATGTTTTATGTGGAAAATAAGTCACACTGAGGAAGGGTTTCAGAGGTTTCCGAAAAGGCGAAGTTAGTATAttcaaggtggtgcaaaaggctatgaatcagcgaaggactttaggccaatcagtctgtCGTCCTTCCTTGTAAAAACTTTTGAACGTCTTTTATACGACCGgtcggttatacgaccaatattatcgtatggttcggtagtttgatGGAAAGTtctagggagagattacaataccaaattactcggcagaatacaaagagcAGCCTGTGCAACAACGGTCAGTGCTATcaaatagacctacatattaagaagagggctacaatgagtgcatttaggttaaatgaagcgggtcgctggaaagaaaaaacttatggtcatgccagtctagtactgcgacaaactcagtaaacctcggtgaggactgactacatcgtcccgacggtaacattcaataggaattttgccactatctttccatctaaggaggaatggTATAAGGGATTCTTACTAagcaacttcgacactacagtctatacagatggttctaaaatggattgtggtgttggagctggtataccATATACATAGGCTTAAAATTGAAGAATCTGTGCGTCCTCCCAAATCCTGCAGTGTCTTCTAGgaggaagtactggcaattggggaagcttgtaggctacttaTCGCagttttctcttttaagggcaatatcgctattctttcggatagccaagctgcaaccCAGGCACTGGATTTAGCTACTAGAAACTCTATGggggtggaacaaagtaggctCACCACCATGAGtgtaaaccataaagttaccttaatctgggtgccGGGACAtaggaatattgaaggtaacgaaaaagcagatgaactggcaagaaggggatctgccataaataacgctcttgcagaatcggtattcataCCATTAGGTGATGTCAAGactacaatttccctaaaataccttcgaatcacggattgtagatggagagaccagaaacaacaaccggagaaaaaggaaacgatcttccacttcctctgtgaatgccctgccctatggaaggacagaatgttaaccctgggtagGCCGCTGTTcaagagtctcgaacaactgtctggcttagatgtcaacaacctaataagattcttaaaccgcacagactggatatagtcatgcagtaaataactggtaaacaatttggtaacgaggatgtggcaacaaaatggtgcagaagcgctagttgaattctggaagaatcaccacaaaACCGAACCAACctaccgatagggtgattaattttgcgccacctcgtaCAAGCGTATTTATgcaccttaaaataaaaaaaaacagtgctcCACGAGTAAGTTTTTAACTTTACAAATTAGGACGCCAACAAAGAAACATTCATAGCtaagtagtttaaaaaaaaaatgtaaagaaatattttaaataaatacacaaaagcatttaaaaataactttcaaTTATAACTGTAAGTgtacgcacatatacatatatgattgaCGTGATTTCCAGATGTTCCGTCTACTATAAAAACTTGTCATTgtcttttattcaaaaacagtcGCGCTTCTCAACGCAAAGTTGCCAAAAACGATGGCTTACGCTATGAAATCGGTAATATTTTTCTGCTTCTTCCTGATTGTGTTCAGCCTTAACGCTTACGCCCAGCAGTGTGGACCGCTCAGTAAGTTTATTTTCGCAcatatttgtgattttttggGCAAATCCGCTTAACTAAGGTTTGTAGGCTATGCATTTCCATTAATAATTCATCATaatttaccgaaaaaattaatttttttaattcaaattttattaaaatggattcaTAAACTAAGACTCTAAATGATTAACTCTTTAAATACTTCATTAAAACTCTGTAATTTAGTATTTGACCGGTAGAAAGTCCTAAGTTGACTTAAGTTGTTTTATCAAATGTCCACAGATTTGTGTGCACttcaatcatttatttttttgtattatttttttatgaatgttttattttattataactgttttatttattaaactacTAGATTCTCCGACATGCGGTGGATCAGCTGACCCGGGCTACGGTGGTGGCGGCTGTAATGAGGGCGTCAGATGGTATTACAATGGCGGATCAAGACGTTGTGAATCATTCTACTATTGGGGTTGTGCTGGCAATTCGAATCGTTATTGTACCCAATTTGCGTGCCAGCAACgttgtgaaatattttgatGAGAAGAAAATTTGAGCCCCACTCTAATGTTGATGTTCGTGCAcgcataaaaaagtaataaaaattttgaagaaattaattTACCTTTGAGAAATTTTGATCAACCCACGTATACGCTTTTTCTAGTTCATTCAAAGTTGGGGAGGATTataaatacgaggggtgccttttatatgtcgggattagagaattttaatcatcgaaaatcactttattgtttttcaaaatattctccatgaagatctatacccttttgcatgcgtttgaaccaattgtcgaagcacttttgccactctgaatgaggtacctccaaaacatgcattctgaatgccgcaaccgcttcttcaggtgtcgaaaaacgttgacctcttagtttgttttttacgtacgggaataaaaagaagtcattcggtgccaagtcaggactatacggcggatgacccattaattcgatgttttgggtgctcaaaaatgccgttgtttgagccgatgtgtgagagctcgcattgtcctggtgaagagtgatccgtctttggcgattggttttcctaatttcttggaagacaactggcaaataaatggttgtataccactcagaatttacagttctgcgttgttctagtggtacggttgcgacatatccagtttttccgaaaaaacaggcgaccatttgcttggaagtgcttcgtgcacgaacaacttttgttggatttggctcatcttgaaacacccatacagtcgactgctgtttactttcgggctcatacgcgtaaatccatgattcatcacctgtcacgatgtcatagacgtattTCGAAGCCctgcgatcgtattttttggtccttcgaccaatcgacgcgagcctttttttgagcgattgacaaattgtgtgggatccaacgcgaacaaatttttttgacagtcaaatgtttacgcaatattgaatgtatgctggtcccactaatgcctaagattgtctcaatctcacgataggtcacatgacgatcttgcaatatcagttcgcgcacagcatcaatggttttcggaacaacaactgattttggacgaccttcacgaaattcgtcttggagtgaactacgaccacaattgaattcaccataccatcgataaacactggtccttgatggagctttatcgccaaaaaatgaattaagttcatccatgcaatgttgctgagttaatccacgtcgaaagttgtaaaaaataatcgcacgaaaatgttcacgatttaattccatttttggaccgagatgaatcttttaagttactgtaaacaacacaaatagcgctggtatttcaaaacgttctgagtacgtaaaagccaaaaaatgtcaaactttgcgatacagctgtcagttgccagattgcaacaccagggttgccaaatcccgaaatataaaaggcacccctcgtatattcTACGATACAGATATCGTAGGccttatttcttctttttcctcTCTGCAATGGTTTGTCGCTTTGCTGATACCAAAAAACGTCACCAGTTACCTTATCCCTTACAAAAATACACGCATTTGTTGGTAAAGGTTGTACTGAGCTGAGCTTTTTTTGTGTCCACTTTTTTGTTCTACTGAGCTGAACGTTTTTTGTGTCGACTTTTTGTTCTACTGAGCTAAGTTCTTTTTGTATTCTTCTTTACTGTAAACACCCAGGGGTACTACATTCAAAGATCCTTTCACCGAAACATCTGTGCCAATCCATATGATTTCAGTATCAGCGGAGTCGTTGTATTTTTTATGCGGACAGATCCATAGATCTTGTATAGAATTATTCTCCTGAATGCTTTTGGTGCCGTCTCGTCTTTGCTCGAGATTTTCTACGTTTCTGCGCCATATAAAACTGCACCCATAATGAAATACTTGTAGAAAGGGTTTTTGTTTATCGATCCACTTTACCCTTTTTATAGCCAGACTAAAAAGATATTTATATGTGATTGGCGTTCATTTCCAtgagtgtttggctgagctcctgcCCCTATTTgttgcgtgcgtcttgatgttttttcacaaatcgagaaacctacagttttatgtcgcctgTGAAAGGCAGATGGTgtttataagaagctttttcatggcagaaattcactcgaagTTTTGCTATTACCTACCATGGGGCGATCGCTTTTAGAAATATCTTGTGTAAAATTTGCGCCACAATGGGTCTCGAACACGGACGCTACTGAATGGTTGTCTTTCGGCTACGGAGGCGCAAAAAAACGGCGGATTAAGGCGTATGTTTCAGTACACAGAGACCTTTTATACATACGTAAGCTTATTGCAAGGAGGTCTTTGGTTTTTCTCATTCACATCCAATTGCGATTTGAGAAACCCTATAGCAGCTCCTATGCTACTGTCCGGCTCTCTCGAAAACTGGACTATGCTACCTGACCGCTTTCAGTTTTGAAAGGCTAGAATGTATACCTGAACTGAAGTTTGAGCGACTTCTGAAATTCGCTAAAAGAGGACTCTGATCTGGTAGTGCTATAGACTAAAATGGTTTTTGCGTGGCTTCGGCCAGCCAGTATAAATTAACTTGACCTACGCACGTTTTGAACATCCTTCATTATCGTTTTAGTATGTCTAGGGTTAGCTTGATATGGGGGACAAGAAAGCTCACACTACTTCAGAGACAACAGTCCGTTGAGTGTTCatgcaagttttgcattttcttagcGGAAAAAGAGAATCATTTAAGAAACGGATTGATGCTGGAGACAAGACCTCATGACAAGACCTCATGAGTACCTCAAGTCAAAGTGAGACTTTATGCAGTGGCACAAAGTAAGATCAACATCATCTAAGGAGCTCAAGGTGTCGCAATCGGCTGTACTGTACTCGAGGTGTGCTTCTTTTGCACCATCCTGCGGCCGTTTACAAGAGTCATGCTCCAATTATAAGGGTCATGTGCAAATCTGGAACTGCGCCTTCTCTAAATTTTACACCTtccagttatatttatttacttgattttatcaGCGTCCTCGCCCGCACAACCGTAGCCAACAAACTTTTTCCGTATAAGATTTTCCTAAAATTACTTATTCAtcccttctactcaaatatgaacgagatggtatcaataaaacggtccgcggatgacatatggcaaaaataaattttttgttttttggtaggactgttataagcttacatggcaaatttcatcgtgatatgtcacatagtttgttttctgtgctactgtaaacaagtcaagctcgagtgtgttcttcgaattctcttttatgacttcaattgtctcaaaatgtttttcacggagcggcaacttgagctagggaaacaggaaaaagtcacatggagccatatcaggcgaatacggtgcttgcggaacgaggttaacaaactatgtgacataccacgctgaaatttgccatgtaagcttataacagtcctaccaaaaaacaaaaaatttatttttgccatatgtcaaccgcggaccgttttattgataccgtctcgttcatatttgagcagaagttatgtattttttcttctctgggCTTACGTAAACCTGTTTTCTTACTAAATTTTgggagtaaaatattttaaattttttctcaatgtaTGTTGTTTTTTCTGGGATGACGCCCGTGGAGCGGAAACTCTCATGAGAATTGCTATACTGGCCATCAGCACGACTTGTAGCCccacagctacacctacgtactaaacaacTCTCTACTCTCCCAGGAAGGTATTACCTCACGCGCCTGGTTAGCTTAAAGGCCCCAAGTTATTGTTGACGTCTACGAAACTGCGCGCGTCTCAGATCGTTATGAATGTGTGTTACATGCACGCAGATTCTCTTCCAGATATTAACTGCTTCAGCATAtaaaccacaattttttttccgcttaaaatttttttggtttcggGAACATAGCCTGGGCATTGGAACAGGACATGATCAACATCTTATTCCCTCTCCGTGTAGATTGGGCAATTTAGTGAACTGTCATGGCCAAATCAATGGAAGTATTTTCTGAATACCCCGTGTCTGGAAAAGAATTAGGTTAGGTGGTTAGGTGAGGTTTCTGTGGCTGTCGGCTTAGAGTAGTcaaactcacttagaccatgtACGCCCGCTGTGGTACCTCGGTATAACACGTTAGTTTTCATGGAACCAGTTAgactctcttatgaagcgtaggataggttttatcccaacaccggatagttccataagagagtcaaaatggtatttttccaACAACTCGGATCTACTTCTAGCTAAGGGTGGACAATTACaaaggaagtgttctactgtttgTTCCTCTTGCTCTAGGtggtagtaaaaataaaaatttagaagtaTCCCTCTTTGGCTACTAGGATTTACCTATTTTTAGAAGTATGCAAATTATTAAAGTTCTAAAATAACTTTTACGTAGCACCCACAGGGACTGAATTCCATTTATATAGTCACCATAGGCGTCGTCGAAGATCCACTGTGTACATCTTATTTGGAGGATGAGGATAGTACAAAACATTTTCTCTGCCGCTGTCCGGATTTCGCCAGACTTAGATGGTACATTTATGGGTGGGATGTTTTGAGAATGGATGAGCTGctcaaagcaaacctcaaagattgttcaagaatataagaagaagcttaattctgtcgcttgtacttatatgggttctaggacactccggtgttcaaggaaacgaaattgccgatgaattggccaaccgtggatcagcagttctcccacaagggccagagccaataatcggaatcagctccgcaggaatcatgaattgaatCAGCGATGatgtatgcaatctacataaagagcgatggtccggtgcagaacgctgcagaactgcaaagtgttttgtgataagtccgaacagaaaactgtcaaactctCTACTACAATTTGGAACGAAAGATGTTCGGTTGATGATCGGTACTATTACAGAATACAACTCATtgagtcagcatatgaccaccattggaatcattgaggacccagtacctgtcgtgcttggaggaggcggatagcactgatcactttctctgtgagtgtctttgagtgcctttgctagagcacggctatgagttttgggttccgatgtcgggagaatgaataatattcgttctctaaaactggaggatatttacagatttgccaaagaatctggaaaattctcacaggactaactatctctatctctgcctctattctttcctatctctttctctgatacttttctccttccctccttgactatctgccctctttccagagctttaaatacaatgggctttttagtctGAGCCTGTTTTAatagccaccaaatctcctggtgctccttggctcgaccttttcaaatttcatttcaataactCCCCACCTCAACCATCTCTACCTGCCTTTTTAGATCCTATTTCTTGGCCCAAAATGCGATAGGCAATATTGCCTGAGAGCTTGGAAACATTTCCGGCGATCAACAATTTCATACCGTTCCGACTATGTTTTGGAGTCGGGAGACCCTCTGCATCACtgttttttaacagtttttttttttgcttatgctGCTTATGCGATTTTCCGTGGTAGATGTGCTACATCGCGTTCGTGGAAAATATCTGTAAAAACATGTCTTGGCTTGGACTTTTGGAGTATTTCTTCTTCAGACTGTGTGACTTGAATTTGTACTGGAATATGATGTCGGCAATGTATACCGATGAAGGTCACGCTGATATTCTAATCAGTTACATACTCTGCAGAGGATAATTatccaaatttacaaaatttcaagaacAATACCCCACTATACTCTTTTTATACGTTCttgtaagaaaaataataacactTTTCCTTGAGCTTAAGTGGGCACTTCCACCGATTTCGTAATTTTCTACTTCTGGGCGTTATAGTTCAATGAATCGCAAAAGTCCTGTTATGAAATGGTTACCCCCTAGCATAAGAGACACACAAAACCTCTTATACGGTCGTCCTGTAATATATCATTAATCCACCACTTCTTCTCAACTGAAAATTAAATCGGCAAAGtattatttaatgtttaaaaattgcTTGGATAATATGGGTAACACACAAAAAACCATCGCATCCTTTGAAGAATCGGACCACTAATTCGATTTATATAAATATCTCGGCTTCAGCGAGTTCTAGTGGGCcgacatacattttttctagaCACATTTCTGtttaggtgtgtatgtatgttcgcTAATAAATATGCACAAAATGCTTTGATTTTCAcagtgtttttttgtatttcgaaGTTGATCTCTCCTGGAAGgtttttgataacaaaaattttataaacttacTCTTTAACGTGCCAAAATCTGttgaaaaaacatgaaattgatTTTCAAACTGCAACACCACAAAAATGCCTCAACCGATTggggtattgttttttttttcgctataaaactttgaaatgtttACCATGACTCCACATTAATCAAACTTaccaattattatttaaatttcaattattcaaatttgaaaacaaaaaaattttttttttcaaaatttttttccaaaattttattttcttattttattaaataattaaaattttgagaacaaaaaaaatgtttaaactttttaaaaatttttcttacatttttaaaattttttttttattcagttattaaaattttgaaaacaaaacaggcttttcgaaaatttttcgaaattttcatcttttttaattgaattcttaaaattttgaaaacaaaaaacatttttttcaaaaatgtttccaaactttttatttatttttgacgaAGCATTGACAAATTAGTTGAGAGATAGGAGAAATACCAGGCAAATAATTCGAAACTTTGAAATGTTAAGAGTCATTCctcattaattaaatttaacaattattaaaattttgaaaacaaaaaaaatttttctcaattttttccaaaattttattttctttttttgttcaataattaaaattttgaaaacaaaaaaggcttttctaaaatttgtcgAAATTTCTATCTTttttgattcaattattaaaattaaaaaaaaaaattaaaaactttttccaaaattttatttttgttttttattaaattcttaaaatttttaaaacactttttaaattttttaagcagaAGCATCCGTGATATGCCTAAATCCCCAACAAAATGTATACTGACGGAAGCCGGCccacccaaaaaattttttttaattttttttattaagttattaaaattttttgtttattcagttattaaaattttcaaaacaaaaaaacaaattctttttattttttattcaattattaaaattttgaaaacaaaaaacaaatttttgttgtaattttttttattcagttattaaaattttgaaaacaaaaaaaaacaaattctttttcattttttattcagttattaaaatttggaaaacaaagaaacgaattctttttaattttttattcagttattaacattttttgtttattcagttattaaaattttgaaaataaaaaaaaaattcaaattttttatctttttcgattcaattattaaaattttgaaaacaaaaaatatgtttcccaattttttttttgtttgcctaaGCATAGGAGAAGTCCCTAGTAAATACTTCGAacaatttcaaataataatcaactttataaaaaataataataaacgtgttttatttcatttaaagtttCAGAAATATACAGCTGATACTTTATCCAACAACTACTCTTGGTCCTGCAACACAATTTCGTTCACATGCAGCTCGCGAACAATAGCGATTCGGATTGCCATCGCAACCCTGATAGGTGAAGGCTGCGCACTGTCTGGTGATCGGGTTGTAGGACCAGCGAGTGCCCGCCACACAGCCAGGACCAGTTCTGCCTGGATCAGCTTGCCCGCCGCATGTAGGATTAGCTATTGAATAAAAGGGattacaaaagtaaataaaaaattgtaattttcaataataataaaaaaattgttgatgaaagGGAAAATTTTACTAGAGGGATTCTTGGATTCAAAGTAAGCATTGGGAGTTTTTTGGCTGTATATTtgagaaatacaaaatttgcaaatatgatttttgatttattttgtattaattaaaaaaatgttttaatattttttcattaaaattttttttttggtattaagaaaataatattttttaattaaactttttttttatattaagaaaatcatattttttatttaaattttgtttttatattaaagaaataatattttttttcttatatttttaatattaaaaaaatataattttaattacaaatattttttttgtttaatattaaataatagataaatttatttaaaaaattcttttttttttaatattaaaatattaattttaataaaatatatatattttctttaatttaaaaaaatgttatttgttaaatatgttaaaaataacatttttcttaatttttaatatttaatttatttttaatattaaaaaaaaatatttttttatttttattattattatttttcgttattttttgcttttcatttatatttgctttttttaatagcCCTTTTCACTACTCACAAAAAACACTTACCGAGCGGTCGGCAACGCTGTGCGTAAGCGGTTAAACTAAATGCTATTAAAAAgcataaaagtattaaaaattttatatttagtgGTGCCATACCGGGAACTTCGTATTGTGAAAGGTGACTGTTAGTGCAGAAAAGTAGGCAAGTCATTTTATGCAATAAGACTTTTgagttattattataaaatttaatgaattgttttttaattttaacaggaacaaaatgtaaaaacaaaacacaaagcattatttatttaagtttcgAAAAATAGGGCATCAAGTGAATATACTCGTAAaggtacatacaaacacacacacatgcatacgttTAAAAAAGAAGTAATTATTCAAACCACCTGTTTCcatttattcaacttttttaagCGGCATAAGTGCAAATATGTACTTAAGTGTGTTTCATCTCCTTTCcgcttaagattcatcaatagGCTAAGTCGACAGATTTTGACAgcattattttatgtatttatttatttaaaaaaaaataccaaattgttGGTTTAAATATAGAACCTTTTAGATCCCATGTGAATTTCTGCCCAGTCGTTGTGCAACCGAATTTATCAATTTGACTCTTCGTGAACAGTTCACTTCGAGTTAGTTTAGGTTagaatggttgcccaaggagcCGAATTCGTCCTTAGTGATACCATTGGGAAGGAAATAAGGTGAAGGAAAAAACCGATGGGATGAAAAGAGAGGGCGGAGAGAGGTGGTATGGGATGGTTAGGGGGATAggtttagagtgtgtggattacgaacgatgactgtgctgcgtttgcgtcaaccgctttatgctgctgatgaagttcattagATTTTCAATGTCAAGCCctactatatcagcaggcgtagcaaagaagtaggCGTCAAGATGCCTAAGTccacgagagcagggcagctaaggagaaggtgctgaaatgactcgaggtaattccaagtctcacggcatgcaCACCTCTCGGAAAGTGTCCTGTGAGAAAAGCTATCAggtttgagagctgagattttgtcaacctcagaagctcgctcGAGCGCCTCCGATTCAcatgtggccagaaggatttcgcgatcTCACAAGTTTTTGtgcttgcccagcgctcgctgagttagtGCGAAGCCCATCTTTCTAGGAGCAGACCGTAGTTAGTCAgagggatcccaattctctcccttcgcggggaattCACCTCACATATTCCTGGTCTGGCCAGCTCATTTGCCTCACAGTTTCCGGCAATgacgctgtgaccaggaacccagagaGCTTTATGTGAATGAATTCGGATGCAGTCGAAAGTGGGCCAGGCATTCCCTGTCCTCAACTTCGACTTAACTCCTTAATACTTATTTATGCTTCATTTCTACTCACTTTTATTCAACACTGTGGCCCTTTGTTCCTCCCTGGATATataggaaataataaataaataaatattcaacgcGAGCCAATAATTTCGTAAGCCCTGGTTAATTTTTAACTTGAGTTGAAAACTGTAAAGATTTAAGAACCACCtactattttcaattattttacttcattttttatgaaaatttccttttctatttgagtttttattttattcctacATTGAGGAGCGCAATCAGATCGGAGTGCTCGGGTCATAAGCTAGGCTTAAGCTACGGACCCTctagtatttttaaaaactttgagttcatccccatgtTAAAAaggatatattttataattaattttttttttttttttttgtaatataaaaaattaaataatgaacaagaaaattttatatttaattgaacTGCTGAAGAAGAATATCGAAATCACCTGTGAATGACAAAAAATCGTTGTAAATTTGTGGCAGCAGCGCGAAAAAGTGATCTGTCATTGTTATATAGGGTGCTTTTTTAGTTGCATGAGAACTATACGATCGCTTTC harbors:
- the LOC129248679 gene encoding boophilin-G2-like — encoded protein: MKFLACFLILAACVFFEQTAAQCRSQPARTACSGGRDSGVGGRQCVPGKRWAFSTAARLCFSFDYLGCGGNDNRYCSFSDCQSACGRRVALLNAKLPKTMAYAMKSVIFFCFFLIVFSLNAYAQQCGPLNSPTCGGSADPGYGGGGCNEGVRWYYNGGSRRCESFYYWGCAGNSNRYCTQFACQQRCEIF
- the LOC129248680 gene encoding male accessory gland serine protease inhibitor-like: MTCLLFCTNSHLSQYEVPGMAPLNIKFLILLCFLIAFSLTAYAQRCRPLANPTCGGQADPGRTGPGCVAGTRWSYNPITRQCAAFTYQGCDGNPNRYCSRAACERNCVAGPRVVVG